Proteins encoded together in one Centropristis striata isolate RG_2023a ecotype Rhode Island chromosome 6, C.striata_1.0, whole genome shotgun sequence window:
- the ribc2 gene encoding RIB43A-like with coiled-coils protein 2, whose product MFNVDLLSDRIARTSLQRRRDRETERQERIFNDKVRTIGVDKEALKMQINEKEKQEKAAKEEQKAYDADMLHYSKVASLLHSREVKEKRAMEKAIRLQSQQEFDLNDPDRFRDTDLDDAQMMLPGLVGEDPDSKSRQQRQREQLREWLLQQQSERAAERHQQKLEELHFDQSRVDMDNKALQLQSIEMERRKAANIATKEYNLTKIKEKRRQEVERDDEGSLGEAPPTLVGVPGLGPSSDRRVPPQSLQQIIQFQKYQIEQKKRLELEEKQEEKQHDRVRLDSARTALLLERQQARMNKQLRRHLDTTNMELAELHKQQKPDIERGCIDDSFFSKFNTCSR is encoded by the exons ATGTTTAACGTTGACTTACTGTCAGACCGCATAGCTAGGACAAGTCTGCAGAGGCGCCGGGACAGAGAGACTGAAAGACAGGAGAGGATTTTTAATGACAAAGTCAGGACGATTGGG GTTGACAAGGAAGCCTTAAAGATGCAAATAAAcgaaaaagagaaacaagaaaAGGCAGCAAAAGAGGAACAAAAAGCGTATG ATGCTGATATGCTCCATTATAGCAAAGTAGCTTCCCTCCTACATAGCAGAGAAGTGAAGGAGAAGCGTGCGATGGAAAAGGCCATCCGGCTTCAGAGCCAGCAGGAGTTTGACTTGAATGACCCAGACCGCTTTAGAGATACAGACCTTGATGATGCACAGATGATGCTCCCTGGCCTGGTGGGCGAGGATCCGGACAGTAAGAGCAGgcagcagagacagagggagcagctcagagagtggctcctccagcagcagagcgAGCGAGCAGCAGAGAGGCATCAACAGAAGCTGGAAG AGCTCCACTTTGACCAAAGCAGAGTAGACATGGACAACAAAGCTCTGCAGCTTCAGAGCAttgagatggagaggaggaaagcAGCAAATATTGCCACTAAAGAGTACAATCTGACCAAg ATTAAAGAGAAGCGTCGCCAGGAAGTGGAGCGTGATGATGAGGGAAGTCTAGGAGAAGCCCCCCCGACCCTGGTGGGAGTACCTGGTCTTGGTCCCAGCAGCGACAGGAGAGTCCCTCCACAGAGCCTGCAGCAGATCATCCAGTTCCAGAAATATCAGATAGAgcagaaaaag AGGTTAGAACTCGAGGAAAAGCAAGAAGAAAAGCAACACGATCGCGTCCGCCTGGACTCGGCTCGCACGGCTCTGTTGTTAGAGAGGCAGCAGGCCAGAATGAACAAGCAGCTGAGACGGCACCTGGACACCACAAACATGGAGCTGGCTGAATTACACAAACAACA GAAACCGGACATTGAACGAGGATGTATCGACGACAGCTTCTTCTCCAAGTTCAACACCTGCAGCAGATGA